Proteins encoded by one window of Desulfovibrio legallii:
- the qatC gene encoding Qat anti-phage system QueC-like protein QatC, whose protein sequence is MRKIVCAPENLIPQQLEEDTKYFSIYSNPRRENVGYFGSTLIRDVQRAGLRPSEKIWDFNTIALAVAAADNSLTRKNSADGWTRQINLTVHLNDPGVWEPAKQELEKTLRFLTGDFWSFTFKDNGVTPPRAKRLKRFDCDCVSLLSGGVDSLAGAIDLVADNHKPIFISQVVRGDAKTQRDYAKRIRPDSAHFQWSHKIHPPQGESEGSTRGRSIIFFAFAALAASALQGQPSSPAKIYVPENGFISLNIPLNSGRMGSFSTKTTHPVYLKGIQNIWNEVGISLNLIMPYQFKTKGEVLAECKNQQLLKELVFQSVSCGKYRVYKMQHCGRCVPCLVRRAAFQHWGEVDQTSGGYYSEQLERINHGNPDDVGAAANACLVAEQSGIQRLVSGNLSFADHQNRSEFEGVFSRGLNEVKELLLGKGVI, encoded by the coding sequence ATGAGGAAGATCGTTTGTGCTCCGGAAAACCTCATTCCACAGCAGCTTGAGGAAGATACAAAATATTTCTCGATATACTCGAATCCTCGAAGAGAAAATGTCGGCTATTTCGGCTCAACCTTGATAAGAGACGTTCAAAGAGCTGGACTGCGTCCTTCGGAAAAAATTTGGGATTTCAATACAATTGCCTTGGCTGTTGCGGCCGCCGATAATTCGCTGACAAGGAAAAACAGTGCGGATGGGTGGACTCGGCAAATAAATTTAACCGTTCACCTCAATGATCCGGGTGTTTGGGAGCCTGCAAAGCAGGAGCTTGAAAAAACTCTTAGATTTCTTACAGGAGATTTTTGGTCTTTTACTTTTAAAGATAATGGTGTCACTCCGCCAAGAGCAAAAAGACTGAAACGATTCGATTGCGACTGTGTTTCTCTGTTGTCCGGAGGTGTTGATAGTTTAGCCGGGGCAATCGATTTGGTAGCTGACAATCACAAGCCGATTTTCATATCACAAGTTGTGAGGGGAGATGCAAAAACACAAAGAGACTATGCTAAAAGAATCAGACCTGATAGCGCACATTTCCAATGGAGCCACAAGATTCATCCCCCGCAAGGGGAATCTGAAGGTTCAACGAGAGGCCGGTCGATCATTTTCTTTGCTTTTGCAGCATTGGCAGCGTCTGCGCTCCAAGGTCAACCCAGCTCTCCAGCTAAAATATACGTTCCTGAAAATGGATTCATCAGTCTAAACATTCCGCTAAATTCAGGCCGCATGGGCAGCTTCAGTACAAAGACTACTCATCCTGTTTACCTTAAAGGCATTCAGAATATTTGGAATGAAGTTGGAATCAGCCTGAATCTCATAATGCCCTATCAGTTCAAGACCAAAGGAGAAGTGCTGGCAGAATGCAAAAATCAACAGCTTTTGAAGGAGTTGGTTTTTCAATCTGTGAGTTGTGGGAAATATCGGGTTTATAAGATGCAACATTGCGGCAGATGTGTTCCTTGTTTGGTTCGGAGGGCTGCATTTCAACACTGGGGAGAAGTTGACCAAACGTCAGGTGGCTATTATTCAGAGCAACTTGAACGAATAAATCATGGGAATCCCGATGATGTAGGTGCCGCTGCCAACGCATGTTTAGTTGCCGAGCAATCAGGAATTCAGCGTTTGGTTTCTGGGAACTTGTCTTTCGCCGACCACCAGAATCGAAGTGAATTCGAAGGAGTCTTTTCGCGAGGACTTAACGAGGTTAAAGAACTTTTATTGGGGAAAGGGGTGATATGA